Proteins from one Rhodothermales bacterium genomic window:
- a CDS encoding methylated-DNA--[protein]-cysteine S-methyltransferase, translating into MSSFFERVWDIVAEIPMGKVTTYGHIAASLGSPRAARTVGWAMQAAGDKALPCHRVVARDGTLSAALRFEGSEVMEERLRSEGVSFTPDGRVDMHAHLWIPDARE; encoded by the coding sequence GTGTCTTCATTCTTCGAACGCGTATGGGATATCGTCGCTGAAATCCCCATGGGGAAGGTGACGACGTACGGCCATATCGCGGCCAGCCTGGGCTCGCCCCGGGCGGCGCGGACGGTGGGGTGGGCGATGCAGGCGGCCGGCGACAAGGCGCTGCCCTGCCATCGCGTTGTCGCGCGCGACGGCACCTTGTCTGCCGCGTTGCGGTTTGAGGGATCTGAGGTCATGGAGGAACGCCTGCGCAGTGAGGGCGTCTCCTTCACCCCCGATGGCCGGGTGGATATGCATGCACATCTCTGGATCCCCGATGCGCGAGAATGA